The following proteins come from a genomic window of Triticum aestivum cultivar Chinese Spring chromosome 6A, IWGSC CS RefSeq v2.1, whole genome shotgun sequence:
- the LOC123131859 gene encoding putative F-box protein At3g49980 isoform X1, translating to MSRPHPLPTAAPPLEDENLLSEILLRLPPQPSSLPRASLVSNRWRRIASDPGFFRRFRRHHRPNPPLLGFFDMYGCRSFVPTLEAPDRVPPGRFSLQRGDDDWFRPLGSRHGLVLILNRPTNQLLVWDPVTGDKHWIAVPPGFGCDSDSPIGGAVLRSAVDDHHFLVALVSTTETQDHTRAIASAYLSETNTWSDIISTPLPPASESRFQLQAQDLPPFECPTMISCNIPAVLVGDSLYWWLRDSSYNILQFDLDRDSLAVIPAPVDLYDSDINFSVMRADDGGLGFLFVSKFSVQLWKTKVICDCFNSWVLGRTIEMDKLFLLDSKKAVSSCSSLSRCSSRSSWKPESLSINHSKVSILQKQALVVDMMELISCTAHKKIFRLGIYISILVAEMQKWSVEYSSFYLYARHGKLNLYLAAYSVQL from the exons ATGAGCCGCCCCCACCCtttgccgacggcggcgccgccgctgGAGGACGAGAACCTcctctccgagatcctcctccgcctccccccgCAGCCGTCCTCCCTCCCTCGCGCCTCGCTCGTCTCCAATCGCTGGCGCCGCATCGCCTCCGACCCCGGCTTCTTCCGCCGcttccgccgccaccaccgccccaaCCCTCCGCTCCTCGGTTTCTTCGACATGTACGGCTGCCGCTCCTTCGTGCCTACCCTCGAGGCCCCGGATCGTGTCCCGCCCGGGCGCTTCTCCCTGCAGCGCGGCGACGACGACTGGTTCAGGCCCCTTGGAAGCCGTCATGGCCTGGTGCTAATCTTGAACAGACCCACGAACCAGTTGCTGGTGTGGGACCCCGTCACCGGCGACAAGCACTGGATTGCCGTCCCCCCGGGATTCGGGTGTGACTCGGACAGCCCGATCGGCGGGGCGGTGCTTCGCTCTGCCGTAGACGACCACCACTTCCTGGTGGCCTTGGTAAGCACCACCGAGACACAAGACCATACAAGAGCCATCGCCAGCGCTTACTTGTCGGAGACCAACACATGGAGTGATATAATCTCAACACCGCTTCCACCGGCGTCCGAATCCCGCTTCCAATTGCAAGCACAAGACTTGCCACCGTTTGAATGTCCGACCATGATTTCTTGCAACATACCCGCTGTGCTGGTTGGGGATTCCCTTTACTGGTGGCTTCGGGATAGCTCGTACAACATCCTCCAATTTGATTTGGATAGGGACAGCCTAGCCGTGATACCTGCACCGGTGGACTTGTATGACAGTGATATCAACTTCTCGGTTATGCGGGCAGATGATGGAGGGCTTGGTTTCCTATTTGTATCAAAGTTCAGTGTTCAATTGTGGAAGACGAAGGTCATTTGTGACTGTTTTAATTCGTGGGTGCTGGGAAGAACAATTGAAATGGACAAGCTATTTCTGCTGGATTCAAAG AAGGCAGTCTCTTCATGTTCCAGCTTGAGTCGTTGCAGCTCAAGAAGCTCGTGGAAACCAGAATCTCTTTCTATCAACCATTCGAAAGTGTCTATACTGCAG AAACAAGCATTGGTGGTGGACATGATGGAGCTGATATCTTGCACAGCACATAAGAAGATTTTCCGGttag GTATCTACATTTCCATTCTGGTGGCTGAGATGCAGAAATGGTCTGTCGAGTATAGTTCCTTCTATCTGTATGCTCGACATGGAAAACTCAACCTCTATCTAGCAGCATACAGTGTTCAGCTCTGA
- the LOC123131859 gene encoding putative F-box protein At3g49980 isoform X3, which yields MSRPHPLPTAAPPLEDENLLSEILLRLPPQPSSLPRASLVSNRWRRIASDPGFFRRFRRHHRPNPPLLGFFDMYGCRSFVPTLEAPDRVPPGRFSLQRGDDDWFRPLGSRHGLVLILNRPTNQLLVWDPVTGDKHWIAVPPGFGCDSDSPIGGAVLRSAVDDHHFLVALVSTTETQDHTRAIASAYLSETNTWSDIISTPLPPASESRFQLQAQDLPPFECPTMISCNIPAVLVGDSLYWWLRDSSYNILQFDLDRDSLAVIPAPVDLYDSDINFSVMRADDGGLGFLFVSKFSVQLWKTKVICDCFNSWVLGRTIEMDKLFLLDSKKAVSSCSSLSRCSSRSSWKPESLSINHSKVSILQKQALVVDMMELISCTAHKKIFRLGMLCDVLVE from the exons ATGAGCCGCCCCCACCCtttgccgacggcggcgccgccgctgGAGGACGAGAACCTcctctccgagatcctcctccgcctccccccgCAGCCGTCCTCCCTCCCTCGCGCCTCGCTCGTCTCCAATCGCTGGCGCCGCATCGCCTCCGACCCCGGCTTCTTCCGCCGcttccgccgccaccaccgccccaaCCCTCCGCTCCTCGGTTTCTTCGACATGTACGGCTGCCGCTCCTTCGTGCCTACCCTCGAGGCCCCGGATCGTGTCCCGCCCGGGCGCTTCTCCCTGCAGCGCGGCGACGACGACTGGTTCAGGCCCCTTGGAAGCCGTCATGGCCTGGTGCTAATCTTGAACAGACCCACGAACCAGTTGCTGGTGTGGGACCCCGTCACCGGCGACAAGCACTGGATTGCCGTCCCCCCGGGATTCGGGTGTGACTCGGACAGCCCGATCGGCGGGGCGGTGCTTCGCTCTGCCGTAGACGACCACCACTTCCTGGTGGCCTTGGTAAGCACCACCGAGACACAAGACCATACAAGAGCCATCGCCAGCGCTTACTTGTCGGAGACCAACACATGGAGTGATATAATCTCAACACCGCTTCCACCGGCGTCCGAATCCCGCTTCCAATTGCAAGCACAAGACTTGCCACCGTTTGAATGTCCGACCATGATTTCTTGCAACATACCCGCTGTGCTGGTTGGGGATTCCCTTTACTGGTGGCTTCGGGATAGCTCGTACAACATCCTCCAATTTGATTTGGATAGGGACAGCCTAGCCGTGATACCTGCACCGGTGGACTTGTATGACAGTGATATCAACTTCTCGGTTATGCGGGCAGATGATGGAGGGCTTGGTTTCCTATTTGTATCAAAGTTCAGTGTTCAATTGTGGAAGACGAAGGTCATTTGTGACTGTTTTAATTCGTGGGTGCTGGGAAGAACAATTGAAATGGACAAGCTATTTCTGCTGGATTCAAAG AAGGCAGTCTCTTCATGTTCCAGCTTGAGTCGTTGCAGCTCAAGAAGCTCGTGGAAACCAGAATCTCTTTCTATCAACCATTCGAAAGTGTCTATACTGCAG AAACAAGCATTGGTGGTGGACATGATGGAGCTGATATCTTGCACAGCACATAAGAAGATTTTCCGGttaggtatgctatgtgatgtacTGGTTGAGTAG
- the LOC123131859 gene encoding putative F-box protein At3g49980 isoform X2 — protein MSRPHPLPTAAPPLEDENLLSEILLRLPPQPSSLPRASLVSNRWRRIASDPGFFRRFRRHHRPNPPLLGFFDMYGCRSFVPTLEAPDRVPPGRFSLQRGDDDWFRPLGSRHGLVLILNRPTNQLLVWDPVTGDKHWIAVPPGFGCDSDSPIGGAVLRSAVDDHHFLVALVSTTETQDHTRAIASAYLSETNTWSDIISTPLPPASESRFQLQAQDLPPFECPTMISCNIPAVLVGDSLYWWLRDSSYNILQFDLDRDSLAVIPAPVDLYDSDINFSVMRADDGGLGFLFVSKFSVQLWKTKVICDCFNSWVLGRTIEMDKLFLLDSKVRESPMIVGFAEENNVALMWTEGSLFMFQLESLQLKKLVETRISFYQPFESVYTAETSIGGGHDGADILHST, from the exons ATGAGCCGCCCCCACCCtttgccgacggcggcgccgccgctgGAGGACGAGAACCTcctctccgagatcctcctccgcctccccccgCAGCCGTCCTCCCTCCCTCGCGCCTCGCTCGTCTCCAATCGCTGGCGCCGCATCGCCTCCGACCCCGGCTTCTTCCGCCGcttccgccgccaccaccgccccaaCCCTCCGCTCCTCGGTTTCTTCGACATGTACGGCTGCCGCTCCTTCGTGCCTACCCTCGAGGCCCCGGATCGTGTCCCGCCCGGGCGCTTCTCCCTGCAGCGCGGCGACGACGACTGGTTCAGGCCCCTTGGAAGCCGTCATGGCCTGGTGCTAATCTTGAACAGACCCACGAACCAGTTGCTGGTGTGGGACCCCGTCACCGGCGACAAGCACTGGATTGCCGTCCCCCCGGGATTCGGGTGTGACTCGGACAGCCCGATCGGCGGGGCGGTGCTTCGCTCTGCCGTAGACGACCACCACTTCCTGGTGGCCTTGGTAAGCACCACCGAGACACAAGACCATACAAGAGCCATCGCCAGCGCTTACTTGTCGGAGACCAACACATGGAGTGATATAATCTCAACACCGCTTCCACCGGCGTCCGAATCCCGCTTCCAATTGCAAGCACAAGACTTGCCACCGTTTGAATGTCCGACCATGATTTCTTGCAACATACCCGCTGTGCTGGTTGGGGATTCCCTTTACTGGTGGCTTCGGGATAGCTCGTACAACATCCTCCAATTTGATTTGGATAGGGACAGCCTAGCCGTGATACCTGCACCGGTGGACTTGTATGACAGTGATATCAACTTCTCGGTTATGCGGGCAGATGATGGAGGGCTTGGTTTCCTATTTGTATCAAAGTTCAGTGTTCAATTGTGGAAGACGAAGGTCATTTGTGACTGTTTTAATTCGTGGGTGCTGGGAAGAACAATTGAAATGGACAAGCTATTTCTGCTGGATTCAAAGGTGAGAGAGTCTCCAATGATAGTAGGATTTGCTGAGGAGAATAATGTGGCTCTCATGTGGACAGAAGGCAGTCTCTTCATGTTCCAGCTTGAGTCGTTGCAGCTCAAGAAGCTCGTGGAAACCAGAATCTCTTTCTATCAACCATTCGAAAGTGTCTATACTGCAG AAACAAGCATTGGTGGTGGACATGATGGAGCTGATATCTTGCACAGCACATAA